AATAGGCGCACTGGATGTTGCACTTGGGCGCCACCGGCAGGTGGATGCGTCCGAATTCGTGCTTCTTGCCTTCGCTGAAGCAGGGATGCCGTTCGACTGGAAGCCTTGTCTCGACCATGACCGTTCTCCTTGTTTGCGTTTGCTGTCGGAAATTGGCGGCCTTGGCCGTCACAAGTACGAGTAGCCCACCGGCGAGTCGTCCTGGCGTTTTTCCAGGATCGCGTTGACGATGGTGTCCAGAAGGTTCAATGCGCCGCGCCAGCCCACGTGCAGCATCCGCTGCCCGCCGAAACGGTCGTGCAGGGGGAACCCCACCCGCACCAACGGAACGTCGCGACGCCGCGACAACTTGTAGCCCTTGGCGTGGCCGATGAACAAATCGGCCTGCTGGCTTTCCACGCAGTCTTCCACGTCGCGGAAGTCGGAATCCGACAACACGCGAGGCGGTTCCTCCAGGAAGGAACGAGTCACGCGCTCGATTTCGGAGGCGAGCCTTCCGCTCTTCCCGCCGGATGCCACCAGGGTGGTCTTGACGCCGATTTCCGTCAAGAAGGCCACCAGACCGACCACCATGTCCTCGTCGCCGAACACCACGGCGGTCCGCCCGGACAGGTATTTGTGGGCATCCACGCAGGCATCGATCAAGCGCCCGCGCTCCAGCTGCCAGTCGGCGGGAGTCTCCTTGCAGGAGGCCTCCTCCAAAACAGCGAAGAACGCATCGGTCTCGCGGATCCCGATGGGCAAGCCCAGACCACGGACCGGCACGTTCCATTTGTCGCGCAGCACGGCGTTGGCGGAAAGCTTGTCCGGGATCGTGCGACCGAACTCCACCGCCATGCGGCTTCCCGGCAAAGCGCGCATGGCATCCATGGTCGTTCCACCATCGGTCATCGTGGGCATCTCCGCCAAGGCGGGTCCGTCCAATCGTTCGGAATAGTCCGGCACCAAGGTCGCGCCCATCCCGAAGGCGGCGATCATTTCACGCAGGTGCCGCAGATCCGCCGGCGAGACGAAGTTCGGAAACAGCGTCATGCCGCCATGAGGCGCGGTCTTCTCCGCGAAGTGTTCCACCAAGGCCCGTGTGGCGCCGTGGAAACCATCCATGTGGGTGCCGTCGTAGCTAGGGCAGTTCACCTTGACAACTTCTGGATTGCCCGCCTCGAGCGGATTCTCCAGGACTTCCTTGTCCCACTCGTGGACCAGCATTCCCAAATCCTCGCCGGTGGTTTCCGTCAGGCAGGTGGTGGCCAGTCCCACCACCTTGGCGCCATATTTTTCCGCCACGTTGCGAAGTCCCTTGCGCAGCGACGGCCCACCGCCCAACACGGCTTCCTTTTCGGAGACGCTCGAGGAGGCGATATCCACAGGTTCGCGGAAGTGGCTGATCAAATAGCGTCGCATGTAGGTGGCGCAGCCCTGGGATCCGTGCAAAAACGGCACG
This DNA window, taken from Fibrobacterota bacterium, encodes the following:
- a CDS encoding nitrogenase, with amino-acid sequence MVKTEDAKKREPWVSTANPCHQCRPLGAMVAFQGVEGCVPFLHGSQGCATYMRRYLISHFREPVDIASSSVSEKEAVLGGGPSLRKGLRNVAEKYGAKVVGLATTCLTETTGEDLGMLVHEWDKEVLENPLEAGNPEVVKVNCPSYDGTHMDGFHGATRALVEHFAEKTAPHGGMTLFPNFVSPADLRHLREMIAAFGMGATLVPDYSERLDGPALAEMPTMTDGGTTMDAMRALPGSRMAVEFGRTIPDKLSANAVLRDKWNVPVRGLGLPIGIRETDAFFAVLEEASCKETPADWQLERGRLIDACVDAHKYLSGRTAVVFGDEDMVVGLVAFLTEIGVKTTLVASGGKSGRLASEIERVTRSFLEEPPRVLSDSDFRDVEDCVESQQADLFIGHAKGYKLSRRRDVPLVRVGFPLHDRFGGQRMLHVGWRGALNLLDTIVNAILEKRQDDSPVGYSYL